A single window of Oerskovia paurometabola DNA harbors:
- the pdhA gene encoding pyruvate dehydrogenase (acetyl-transferring) E1 component subunit alpha, whose product MLQLLTPTGVRVETPENAAYRERVAHLDADALRGLYRDMVLTRRFDDESTSLQRQGELGLFPQALGQEAAQIGSGRALAPQDYVFPSYREHGVAYTRGVDVADILRQFRGIDHGGWDPEEHNFHLYTLVIGSHTLHATGYAMGVQRDGLVGTGDPAKDTAVVTYFGDGATSQGDVSEALVFAAVNESPVVFFCQNNQWAISEPTTKQSRVPIHQRAHGFGIPSLRVDGNDVLACYAATAEALERAHSGGGPTFIEAYTYRMGAHTTSDDPTRYRTSEQEELWRRRDPIDRLRLLLEAEGAWDEQWAADLEAEGDALGERLRTFVRGLGRPSTESMFEHVYATEHAVVTTERRWFEEYEASFADEGASRTHDQHGGAR is encoded by the coding sequence CTGCTCCAGCTCCTGACCCCGACCGGTGTGCGGGTCGAGACCCCGGAGAACGCGGCCTACCGCGAGCGCGTCGCCCACCTGGACGCCGACGCCCTGCGCGGCCTGTACCGCGACATGGTCCTGACCCGCCGCTTCGACGACGAGTCGACGTCGCTCCAGCGGCAGGGCGAGCTCGGGCTCTTTCCCCAGGCGCTCGGCCAGGAGGCCGCGCAGATCGGCTCGGGTCGGGCGCTCGCCCCGCAGGACTACGTCTTCCCGTCCTACCGCGAGCACGGGGTCGCGTACACGCGCGGCGTGGACGTCGCCGACATCCTGCGCCAGTTCCGCGGCATCGACCACGGCGGCTGGGACCCGGAGGAGCACAACTTCCACCTCTACACGCTCGTGATCGGCTCGCACACGCTGCACGCGACGGGCTATGCGATGGGCGTCCAGCGCGACGGGCTCGTCGGCACGGGCGACCCGGCCAAGGACACCGCGGTCGTGACGTACTTCGGCGACGGCGCGACGTCCCAGGGCGACGTGAGCGAGGCCCTCGTCTTCGCCGCGGTCAACGAGTCCCCGGTCGTGTTCTTCTGCCAGAACAACCAGTGGGCCATCTCCGAGCCCACGACCAAGCAGTCGCGCGTGCCGATCCACCAGCGGGCCCACGGCTTCGGCATCCCGAGCCTGCGGGTCGACGGCAACGACGTCCTCGCGTGCTACGCCGCGACGGCCGAGGCGCTCGAGCGCGCGCACTCGGGCGGCGGCCCCACGTTCATCGAGGCCTACACGTACCGCATGGGCGCGCACACGACCTCGGACGACCCCACCCGTTACCGCACCTCCGAGCAGGAGGAGCTGTGGCGCCGTCGGGACCCGATCGACCGCCTGCGCCTCCTCCTGGAGGCCGAGGGTGCGTGGGACGAGCAGTGGGCCGCAGACCTCGAGGCCGAGGGCGACGCGCTCGGGGAGCGCCTGCGGACGTTCGTGCGCGGCCTGGGCCGCCCGTCGACCGAGTCGATGTTCGAGCACGTGTACGCGACCGAGCACGCGGTCGTCACGACCGAGCGCCGGTGGTTCGAGGAGTACGAGGCGTCCTTCGCGGACGAGGGAGCCTCGAGGACGCACGACCAGCACGGAGGAGCACGATGA
- the hisC gene encoding histidinol-phosphate transaminase, producing MTSPAPSVPTPPAAGVPLRPAVAALPAYVPGARLAPGSSAFKLSSNENPYPPPAAVVAAIVDAAADTNRYPDMYATDLTEALATDLGVDAAQVVVGNGSVAVLAHILSAVVDAGDEVVYPWRSFEAYPIAVAVAGGTSVRVPVTRDGRLDLPAMAAAISDRTRVVLVCTPNNPTGPVVHAGELDAFLAAVPTDVLVVLDEAYLEFVRDPQAPDGLAVLAAHPNVVLLRTLSKAYGLAGLRVGYAVAEPALAAGVRAVSTPFGVSHVAQRAALAALSVKGELLERVEHLVARRERLVEGLRDQGWDLPETQANFVWFPLGGPTAELAAGASAAGLLVRPFAGEGIRVSVGEEEATEAFLRVAARWR from the coding sequence GTGACCAGCCCCGCGCCCTCCGTCCCCACGCCCCCCGCCGCAGGCGTCCCCCTCCGTCCCGCCGTCGCCGCGCTGCCCGCCTACGTGCCGGGCGCGCGCCTCGCTCCCGGGTCGAGCGCGTTCAAGCTGTCGTCCAACGAGAACCCGTACCCGCCGCCCGCCGCGGTCGTCGCGGCCATCGTCGACGCGGCCGCGGACACCAACCGCTACCCGGACATGTATGCGACGGACCTGACCGAGGCGCTCGCGACCGACCTGGGCGTGGACGCGGCGCAGGTCGTCGTGGGCAACGGCTCGGTGGCCGTGCTCGCGCACATCCTGTCGGCCGTCGTGGACGCGGGGGACGAGGTCGTCTACCCGTGGCGCTCGTTCGAGGCGTACCCGATCGCGGTCGCGGTCGCGGGCGGCACGTCGGTGCGCGTCCCGGTGACCCGGGACGGTCGCCTCGACCTGCCCGCGATGGCCGCGGCGATCAGCGACCGCACGCGCGTCGTCCTGGTCTGCACGCCCAACAACCCGACGGGCCCCGTGGTGCACGCGGGCGAGCTCGACGCGTTCCTCGCGGCGGTCCCGACCGACGTCCTGGTGGTCCTCGACGAGGCCTACCTGGAGTTCGTGCGCGACCCGCAGGCGCCCGACGGCCTCGCGGTCCTCGCGGCGCACCCCAACGTGGTCCTGCTGCGCACGCTGTCCAAGGCCTACGGGCTGGCGGGGCTGCGGGTCGGATACGCGGTCGCCGAGCCCGCGCTCGCGGCGGGCGTCCGCGCGGTCTCGACGCCGTTCGGCGTCTCGCACGTCGCGCAGCGCGCGGCGCTCGCGGCCTTGTCGGTCAAGGGCGAGCTGCTGGAGCGCGTCGAGCACCTGGTCGCGCGGCGCGAGCGCCTGGTCGAGGGGCTGCGGGACCAGGGCTGGGACCTGCCGGAGACGCAGGCGAACTTCGTGTGGTTCCCGCTCGGCGGCCCGACGGCGGAGCTCGCCGCGGGCGCTTCAGCGGCAGGTCTCCTGGTGCGCCCGTTCGCGGGCGAGGGCATCCGGGTGAGCGTGGGTGAGGAGGAGGCGACCGAGGCGTTCCTGAGGGTCGCGGCACGCTGGCGGTAG
- a CDS encoding phage holin family protein gives MSFVIRVIVTGIAIWLTSLFIDDHFSIVGSDTVGGQIVIVLAVALIYSLVNAIIKPIVAIISIPLYILTLGLFTLVVNALMLMLTAWITEQTDWGIRIEGGFWWALLAALIIGVLNFAISAVVAPKSRV, from the coding sequence ATGAGCTTCGTCATCCGCGTCATCGTCACCGGCATCGCGATCTGGCTCACGAGCCTGTTCATCGACGACCACTTCTCGATCGTCGGCTCCGACACCGTCGGCGGCCAGATCGTGATCGTCCTGGCCGTGGCCCTCATCTACTCGCTGGTCAACGCGATCATCAAGCCGATCGTGGCGATCATCTCGATCCCGCTCTACATCCTCACCCTGGGACTGTTCACGCTCGTCGTGAACGCCCTCATGCTGATGCTCACGGCGTGGATCACCGAGCAGACGGACTGGGGCATCCGGATCGAGGGTGGGTTCTGGTGGGCGCTGCTGGCCGCGCTCATCATCGGCGTCCTGAACTTCGCGATCTCCGCGGTGGTCGCACCCAAGTCGCGGGTCTGA
- a CDS encoding protein-tyrosine phosphatase family protein, giving the protein MSLWSSTTAGLVVLPDGRRLRGRGLAAGPPDATELPELGLYLTARPHAEAWESRWVSWPDFGLPRWTPDAVEALRDVYERSSAQRVEIACDGGTGRTGTAIALLARWAGVPADRAVAWVRDSYRPRAVETAAQERLVADLDLDLDPARSPRGHGGATGSGSSAPRK; this is encoded by the coding sequence ATGAGCCTCTGGAGCAGCACGACGGCCGGACTCGTCGTCCTGCCCGACGGGCGCCGCCTCCGCGGCCGCGGCCTGGCCGCCGGACCTCCCGACGCCACCGAGCTCCCTGAGCTCGGGCTCTACCTCACGGCACGACCGCACGCGGAGGCCTGGGAGTCCCGGTGGGTCTCCTGGCCCGACTTCGGCCTGCCCCGTTGGACGCCGGACGCGGTCGAGGCGCTCCGCGACGTGTACGAGCGCTCGTCCGCGCAACGCGTGGAGATCGCGTGCGACGGCGGCACGGGGCGCACGGGCACCGCGATCGCGCTCCTCGCACGGTGGGCCGGGGTGCCCGCCGACCGTGCCGTGGCGTGGGTGCGCGACAGCTACCGTCCGCGAGCGGTCGAGACGGCGGCGCAGGAGCGTCTCGTCGCCGACCTCGACCTCGACCTGGACCCCGCTCGCTCCCCCCGGGGTCATGGCGGCGCGACCGGCAGCGGGTCGAGCGCCCCACGGAAGTAG
- a CDS encoding alpha-ketoacid dehydrogenase subunit beta: MSAPTTTAPATATGTARLTLGKAINEGMRASLASDPKVLLMGEDIGKLGGVFRVTDGLQASFGEDRVVDTPLAESGIVGTAIGLALRGYRPVCEIQFDGFIFPAYDQITTQLAKMHYRSRGRLNLPVVIRVPFGGGIGAVEHHSESPEALFAHTPGLRVVSPSTPRDAYTMIREAIASPDPVLFFEPKGRYWDKGDVVLDAPVGDSTLNSAVVVREGTDLTLVAYGPTVPTALKVAAAAAAEGRSIEVVDLRAISPLDTATVVASVRKTGRCVVVHEAATFLGSGAEIAARVTEECFYELESPVLRVGGFHTPYPVAKLEHEYLPSLDRVLDAVDRAMAF; the protein is encoded by the coding sequence ATGAGCGCGCCGACCACCACCGCACCGGCCACGGCGACCGGCACGGCCCGCCTCACGCTGGGCAAGGCCATCAATGAGGGCATGCGCGCCTCGCTCGCGAGCGACCCCAAGGTCCTGCTCATGGGCGAGGACATCGGCAAGCTCGGCGGCGTCTTCCGCGTGACCGACGGGCTCCAGGCGAGCTTCGGCGAGGACCGCGTGGTCGACACGCCGCTCGCCGAGTCGGGCATCGTCGGGACCGCGATCGGTCTGGCGTTGCGCGGCTACCGGCCCGTGTGCGAGATCCAGTTCGACGGCTTCATCTTCCCGGCCTACGACCAGATCACGACGCAGCTCGCCAAGATGCACTACCGCTCGCGCGGTCGCTTGAACCTGCCCGTGGTGATCCGGGTGCCGTTCGGCGGCGGGATCGGCGCGGTCGAGCACCACAGCGAGAGCCCCGAGGCGCTGTTCGCGCACACCCCCGGGCTGCGCGTCGTCTCGCCGTCGACGCCGCGGGACGCGTACACGATGATCCGCGAGGCCATCGCGTCCCCGGACCCCGTGCTGTTCTTCGAGCCCAAGGGCCGCTACTGGGACAAGGGCGACGTCGTGCTCGACGCTCCCGTCGGCGACTCGACCCTCAACTCCGCGGTCGTGGTGCGCGAGGGCACGGACCTCACGCTCGTGGCGTACGGCCCCACGGTGCCGACCGCGCTCAAGGTCGCCGCCGCGGCAGCGGCCGAGGGGCGGTCGATCGAGGTCGTGGACCTGCGCGCCATCTCCCCGCTCGACACCGCGACGGTCGTCGCGTCGGTGCGCAAGACCGGGCGCTGCGTCGTCGTGCACGAGGCCGCGACGTTCCTTGGCTCGGGCGCCGAGATCGCGGCCCGCGTGACCGAGGAGTGCTTCTACGAGCTCGAGTCGCCCGTGCTGCGCGTCGGCGGCTTCCACACGCCGTACCCCGTCGCGAAGCTCGAGCACGAGTATCTGCCGAGCCTCGACCGGGTGCTCGACGCGGTCGACCGCGCCATGGCGTTCTGA
- a CDS encoding alpha/beta fold hydrolase, with translation MSRPPDPTAGIVVSGGVTRVETAHLVEAAATVLEAALHVEAAADESRRAYGLVSGLVDGPSSSVRWVGGIAACYSTLGTGTSSAWVPVPPEVVAARSALLDETVAYTDALLRAQGVLLGLFDRLRKAAGIYEEGESGAERFLSWLAGIPGTGVGLTVGAGLADVAVWAAAGRGVRWDRFVSGSGAYHDEAVRDLGAVLTVLSPVPDLEGRSDVGEAAGMLRGVSDAYRRNFAAEVVTTELTDDTLPDGFSKPAARSAEDLLSGIDVVYGKGNDLPDSVVSVEKYVGDDQRATWVVTVPGTQLGRLTTPFSMTSNFDLVQGEPADSTAHVLDAMRQAEIPEGEEVVLVGHSQGGMVAMAVAAAATGARGAAGSAGAVPRYDVRQVLTAGAPVGLAALPSGVRATHVENEQEVVSQLDGADNPVGPHQVTVRADLDAPGAPRRQDGIPHGVPHHVDVLTRAREIGHPGLMDNLDALEKAVSGDRVEARYFRGALDPLPVAPP, from the coding sequence ATGAGCAGGCCGCCGGACCCGACCGCGGGCATCGTCGTCTCCGGAGGAGTGACCCGGGTCGAGACGGCCCACCTGGTCGAGGCCGCCGCCACCGTCCTCGAGGCGGCGCTGCACGTCGAGGCCGCCGCCGACGAGAGCCGGCGCGCGTACGGGCTCGTCAGCGGTCTCGTGGACGGGCCGTCGTCGTCGGTGCGGTGGGTCGGCGGGATCGCGGCGTGCTACAGCACGCTCGGTACGGGGACCTCGTCGGCGTGGGTGCCCGTCCCGCCCGAGGTCGTCGCCGCCCGCTCCGCGCTGCTCGACGAGACCGTGGCCTACACCGACGCGCTGCTCCGGGCGCAGGGGGTGCTCCTGGGGCTGTTCGACCGGCTCCGGAAGGCCGCCGGGATCTACGAGGAGGGCGAGTCGGGCGCGGAGCGCTTCCTCTCGTGGCTCGCGGGCATCCCCGGGACCGGGGTCGGGCTGACGGTGGGAGCAGGGCTCGCGGACGTCGCGGTGTGGGCGGCCGCTGGGCGCGGCGTCCGCTGGGACCGGTTCGTCAGCGGCTCCGGGGCGTATCACGACGAGGCCGTCCGTGACCTGGGCGCCGTCCTCACGGTCCTGAGTCCTGTGCCGGACCTCGAGGGGCGCTCGGACGTGGGAGAGGCCGCGGGCATGCTGCGTGGTGTGTCCGACGCCTACCGGCGGAACTTCGCCGCGGAGGTCGTCACGACCGAGCTGACGGACGACACCCTGCCCGACGGCTTCAGCAAGCCCGCCGCGCGCAGCGCGGAGGATCTCCTGTCCGGGATCGACGTGGTCTACGGCAAGGGCAACGACCTCCCGGACTCGGTCGTCTCGGTCGAGAAGTACGTCGGCGACGACCAGCGGGCGACGTGGGTGGTGACGGTTCCCGGGACGCAGCTCGGCAGGCTGACGACACCGTTCAGCATGACGTCGAACTTCGACCTGGTGCAGGGGGAGCCCGCCGACAGCACCGCGCACGTCCTCGACGCGATGCGCCAGGCCGAGATCCCCGAGGGGGAGGAGGTCGTCCTGGTGGGCCACTCGCAGGGCGGCATGGTCGCGATGGCCGTCGCGGCGGCGGCGACCGGTGCGAGGGGGGCTGCGGGCTCGGCAGGGGCCGTGCCCCGCTACGACGTCCGTCAGGTCCTGACCGCCGGGGCGCCGGTCGGGCTGGCGGCCTTGCCCTCAGGCGTCCGCGCCACGCACGTCGAGAACGAGCAGGAGGTGGTCTCGCAGCTCGACGGCGCCGACAACCCGGTCGGTCCGCACCAGGTCACGGTCCGCGCGGACCTCGACGCCCCGGGCGCGCCCAGGAGGCAGGACGGCATCCCGCACGGCGTGCCGCACCACGTCGACGTCCTGACCCGGGCCCGGGAGATCGGCCACCCAGGCCTCATGGACAACCTCGACGCGCTCGAGAAGGCCGTCTCGGGTGACCGCGTCGAGGCGCGCTACTTCCGTGGGGCGCTCGACCCGCTGCCGGTCGCGCCGCCATGA
- a CDS encoding dihydrolipoamide acetyltransferase family protein, producing MPTFEQFKLPDAGEGLTEAEIVQWHVAVGDEVTVNQTIVEIETAKSLVELPSPYTGVVTELLAAEGDTVEVGVPIIVVDTDPTGGPSAPAAPAEQAPAAEGSGAVLVGYGVAEQASARRPRRGAATASAAGPTAQRPAPADAPSAPATPAPGAPAQATRPAPSGPIRALVSAATAGRTVLAKPPVRKLARDLGVELASVPATGPGGIITREDVLAYNARSEPRTLATYAGDDSPWLNDAGTGSSVTPDGRQTRVPVKSVRKRTAEAMVQSAFTAPHVTEFHTVDVTKTMKLVARLREDREFKDVRVTPLLITARALLLAVRRHPDINASWDEAAQEIVYKHYVNLGIAAATPRGLVVPNIKDAHRLDLKGLAQGLSDLTATARAGRTSPADMSDGTITITNVGVFGIDTGTPILNPGEAAILAFGAIREQPWVHKGKIKKRWVTQLALSFDHRLVDGALGAYVLSDVAKILEDPAQALVWG from the coding sequence GTGCCCACCTTCGAGCAGTTCAAGCTCCCCGACGCCGGCGAGGGACTCACCGAGGCGGAGATCGTGCAGTGGCACGTCGCCGTCGGCGACGAGGTCACGGTCAACCAGACGATCGTGGAGATCGAGACCGCCAAGTCGCTCGTCGAGCTCCCTTCGCCCTACACGGGCGTCGTGACCGAGCTCCTCGCGGCCGAGGGCGACACGGTCGAGGTCGGCGTGCCGATCATCGTGGTCGACACCGACCCGACGGGCGGGCCGTCGGCTCCCGCCGCCCCCGCGGAGCAAGCCCCCGCTGCCGAGGGCAGCGGTGCGGTCCTGGTCGGCTACGGCGTCGCCGAGCAGGCGAGCGCGCGTCGCCCGCGCCGCGGCGCCGCGACGGCCTCCGCCGCAGGCCCGACGGCGCAGCGCCCCGCTCCCGCCGACGCGCCCTCCGCTCCGGCGACCCCGGCGCCCGGCGCACCCGCGCAGGCGACGCGACCGGCGCCGTCGGGCCCCATCCGTGCCCTGGTCTCCGCCGCGACCGCCGGACGGACCGTCCTCGCCAAGCCCCCCGTGCGCAAGCTCGCGCGCGACCTGGGCGTCGAGCTCGCGTCCGTGCCCGCGACCGGGCCCGGCGGGATCATCACGCGCGAGGACGTGCTCGCCTACAACGCGCGCTCCGAGCCGCGCACGCTCGCGACCTACGCGGGCGACGACTCGCCCTGGCTCAACGACGCGGGCACCGGGTCGTCCGTGACCCCCGACGGACGCCAGACCCGCGTGCCCGTGAAGTCCGTCCGCAAGCGCACGGCCGAAGCGATGGTCCAGAGCGCGTTCACGGCACCGCACGTGACCGAGTTCCACACGGTCGACGTCACCAAGACCATGAAGCTCGTCGCGAGGCTCCGCGAGGACCGCGAGTTCAAGGACGTGCGCGTCACACCCCTGCTCATCACGGCCCGCGCGCTGCTGCTCGCGGTGCGCCGCCACCCCGACATCAACGCGAGCTGGGACGAGGCCGCGCAGGAGATCGTCTACAAGCACTACGTGAACCTGGGGATCGCGGCCGCGACGCCCCGCGGGCTCGTCGTGCCGAACATCAAGGACGCGCACCGCCTCGACCTCAAGGGTCTCGCCCAAGGGCTCTCCGACCTCACGGCCACGGCCCGCGCGGGTCGCACGTCGCCCGCCGACATGTCCGACGGGACGATCACGATCACCAACGTGGGCGTGTTCGGGATCGACACGGGCACCCCGATCCTCAACCCGGGCGAGGCCGCGATCCTCGCGTTCGGCGCGATCCGCGAGCAGCCCTGGGTCCACAAGGGCAAGATCAAGAAGCGCTGGGTCACGCAGCTCGCGCTGAGCTTCGACCACCGCCTGGTCGACGGCGCGCTCGGAGCGTACGTGCTGAGCGACGTCGCGAAGATCCTCGAGGACCCGGCCCAGGCGCTCGTCTGGGGTTGA
- a CDS encoding MFS transporter: protein MSVPAGPTPQVTTATPRRPSVPPAAPSAAATPSSRRRGRWIEHWDPEDPTFWRDGGRAVATRNLWISVFAEFLGFAVWALWSIVVPQLGTAGFAFTVDQQFWLIAVPSLVGATLRIPYTFAVPLFGGRNWTIASALLLLVPTVSLAVVVQDPQTPFGVMLLVAALAGVGGGNFASSMANISFFYPEREKGRALGLNAAGGNLGTAAVQLAVPLVIVTGAGIALERAGLMMIPFVLVAAFLAWRYMDNLSHATADVRSFASATRNRHTWIISFLYIGTFGSFIGYSGAFPTLLKNQFPEVTLSIAFLGALVGAVSRPLGGIVADRVGGARVTIAAFGVMAVGAFGAIQALGSHSFGLFFGSFLLLFVATGIGNGATYRMIPAVFAASGEATAKGLPDDERAAHRTRVRKAAAGCIGIAGAVGAFGGFLIPRGFAVSNDLAGSLVPALWIFIGVYAVMAAVTWAVYQRRGAALASAGI, encoded by the coding sequence ATGTCCGTCCCCGCAGGCCCTACCCCGCAGGTCACGACCGCAACGCCCAGGCGGCCGTCGGTGCCACCGGCGGCCCCGTCCGCCGCAGCGACCCCGTCGTCTCGTCGTCGTGGCCGCTGGATCGAGCACTGGGACCCCGAGGACCCGACCTTCTGGCGCGACGGCGGCCGCGCCGTCGCCACCCGCAACCTGTGGATCTCGGTCTTCGCCGAGTTCCTCGGGTTCGCCGTGTGGGCCCTGTGGTCGATCGTCGTGCCGCAGCTCGGCACGGCCGGCTTCGCCTTCACCGTGGACCAGCAGTTCTGGCTCATCGCCGTCCCGAGCCTCGTGGGCGCGACCCTGCGCATCCCGTACACGTTCGCGGTGCCGCTGTTCGGCGGACGCAACTGGACGATCGCGTCCGCGCTGCTGCTCCTGGTGCCCACGGTCTCGCTCGCGGTCGTCGTGCAGGACCCGCAGACGCCGTTCGGCGTGATGCTGCTCGTCGCGGCGCTCGCCGGGGTCGGCGGCGGCAACTTCGCGTCCTCCATGGCCAACATCTCGTTCTTCTACCCGGAGAGGGAGAAGGGCAGAGCGCTCGGCCTCAACGCCGCAGGCGGCAACCTCGGGACCGCCGCCGTCCAGCTCGCGGTGCCGCTCGTGATCGTCACGGGGGCGGGCATCGCCCTGGAACGTGCGGGTCTCATGATGATCCCGTTCGTCCTGGTCGCGGCGTTCCTCGCCTGGCGGTACATGGACAACCTGTCGCACGCCACGGCCGACGTCCGCTCGTTCGCGTCCGCGACCCGCAACCGGCACACGTGGATCATCTCGTTCCTCTACATCGGGACGTTCGGGTCGTTCATCGGCTACTCGGGTGCGTTCCCGACGCTCCTCAAGAACCAGTTCCCCGAGGTCACGCTCTCGATCGCCTTCCTCGGTGCGCTCGTGGGTGCGGTGTCCCGCCCGCTCGGCGGGATCGTCGCCGACAGGGTGGGGGGCGCACGCGTGACGATCGCGGCGTTCGGTGTCATGGCCGTCGGGGCGTTCGGCGCGATCCAGGCCCTGGGGTCGCACTCGTTCGGGCTGTTCTTCGGCTCGTTCCTGCTGCTGTTCGTCGCGACGGGCATCGGCAACGGCGCGACCTACCGCATGATCCCCGCGGTCTTCGCGGCGTCGGGGGAGGCGACGGCGAAGGGGCTGCCCGACGACGAGCGCGCCGCCCACCGCACCCGCGTCCGCAAGGCGGCCGCGGGCTGCATCGGGATCGCAGGGGCCGTCGGGGCGTTCGGCGGGTTCCTCATCCCGCGCGGCTTCGCGGTCTCGAACGACCTCGCGGGGTCGCTCGTCCCGGCGCTGTGGATCTTCATCGGCGTGTACGCGGTCATGGCCGCGGTCACGTGGGCCGTCTACCAGCGCCGGGGTGCGGCACTGGCCTCGGCGGGGATCTGA